In Trachemys scripta elegans isolate TJP31775 chromosome 13, CAS_Tse_1.0, whole genome shotgun sequence, the sequence CCAGGTCTGCCGGGTGCCTAAAGCAGGGCTGGGACCACAGCAGAGCCCCTGAGGGGGTAGAGGGGCTCACCGTGTCCTTGATGGTCAGTCTGCAGCCgtagcagagcaggggcaggaagtcGGCCCGGGCGTCGGCCCTGAGGGGAGAAGACAGAAGTGAGGAGAGGGCTAGGGGCCGGTTCTGCTCGCAGGGGAGGAGCTAGCTGGGGGCAGCTCGAGGATGATGGTGCCACGGCTGCTAGGGGAGTGTAGGCCCAGCTGGGCCACAAGGCCAGTGCCACTCCAAGCAGCGCGCTTACCCCGCGATGGATCCTGGGCTAGGGTTGGCCTTACCCTGGAGCTGTCGTGTTCATGCAGCATCctctctgctcctctgcccccaggCAGCACCCTCTCCCGGCGGGCGCCGCAGCTGGCAGCTTCTGCTGGGAGAGCCGCTCCGAGACCAGGATGGCTTGCAAAGCAGAGCCGTCCTCTGCACCAAAGAGAGATGGTTGTCAGAGCCCCTCGGGCTTCCGCTCCCCATCCAGAAGGCCGGGCATCTGCCTCCTCCTGGCGGAGCCGACAGGGCCGGCCAGCGACCCAAGCCAGGATGGCAAACTCCACAGCCCTGGCCTTCAGACACCCCCTGCCAGGCcaggcccagccagaggcaggttCCCCTGCACAAGGGGCCCTGGGAAGATCCAGGCCCATAGTTCAGCTGGGAAAAGGGGCTAGTTAACCCCTCGCCCTGGCCTACATCTCTAggccccccggccccgcacccatGGCAAGGTTCCCCTGCTTTGCTCCTGGGGGTGGTGAGGGCCCGGACCCGGATGGGCTCTGATCCGGGAGGGCAGTTGGTGGCACCCTGCCCTAGATCAGCCAGAGGGGATTTTGTGGATGGGGGAGGCTGCCCCGCTCAGGGAAAGGGGCCAAGTGAACGGAGCCTGCGCTGGCCGGGGGCAGCGTTCGCACGTACCCACGTTGGTGTCCAGGGCGCACAAGCACAGAAGGCAACGTTCGGGCTCAGCGGCAGGGCCGGAGTCTCCAGGGGTCGCGCTCAGCTTCTCGCCCGTCCTACAGCCCAGAGGGGGACGCACAGAGGTTAGTGCCAGGCGACGGGGCAGCCAGTGCCATTGTGAGTGCAGCTGCCCCCACAGCTTGTGCGGGCAGACGgggcctcccccttccccaaggcctggGCACCACAGGGGCAATTCTTCAATAGCAACGTTAGGTCTCAAACTATGCAACTGCCCCACAgcctgtgccccacccccatgtcccccactactccagccctgggctccccccaccctgctctgccgGGGCCCCTCAAGCCTGCCTCCAGTCCCAGGCTCCCAACGCAAGCCAtttcagtcctgggctccccacgcaGCAGGAGATGCTGTGCGCCAGGATTCAGGGGCGCAGCAGAGTTCTGACCCTCCCCTAAGCAGAAGTTTCCAGTTGTTCCCACCAAGGTCTAGGCTGACGAGGCGGGCGAATGGCCTCCAGGGTGAAGCCACCCACACGTTTCCCACCTGAGCCGAGCCCCGGTCTGCAGAGCTGTCGGGggggggccccacaggggccagcCCTTACCGGTACACGGTGCTGACGGTGGAGGGGAACTCTGCCTGCAGCCCGTAGAGGAAGCGCTCGATCACCCGGTGTATGCTGGCCTTCTCCAGGGCCTGGGGGGAAGAAATCCACGTGGAGTCTCGTAGCCTAGCTGATTCCAACCCCCATGCCCGCCCTAGGACTCCCCTGTGATGACAGCAGAGCAGCTGGGTCCTCTCCACAGATGTTCAGAGGCCCTGGAGTGATGGAATCGGCACCATGCCCGGCTCTGCAGTgcccaggggaggggggtgttagcCTAATCTGCCAGAGCCTTCCCCCAGTCACATCAGCCAGGCCCCAGCCATCACCGCCTCGGCTGGGGGCCTGGCCTCACTGGCCATCCCTGTCAGGGATCACTGCAGGCCGGCACTTGGGAAAGTGCCCCTTGGTGCCAGGGGCATTGGAGGGCTCCCTAGAGGGCACATTGACCGCTGGGAAGGGTTGCAGGTCCTGTGGGTTGGGCTGGGATGAGCAAGAGACAGGGGGGTGCCCTTGACCTGCCGGAAGAGCCCAGTGCCCGGCAGGCTCTCCCCTGCCGGCTGGCCCAAACCCACACGCCCCCTACCTTGGTGTCCAAGGCAGGAGTGAAGACCGTGGGAACGCCAAACAGGTGGTTGTAGAAGGCGATTTCCTTGGCAGAGTACTCCCTCATGGGCCGCACCACCACCACGTCGCCATGGCGATCGTCCGAGAAGCCCTGCGTGGAGAGAGACTGGGTGAGGGACCGGCCCATCGCCAGCACCGGAGCAGAGCCGGGACGGCCCCCAGCCCTCTGGGGCCGCTGTCGTCCTGCATGTCTGACCAGAGAGCTCAGGTCTGAGCATGGCTGGGTGAACACCGGCCCCATACCTGCCCTTCACACCCAGCCTGGGCTCTTAGCTGCTCGTTCGTGGCTGCCAGGAGCACACCAGTGGCAGTGCCAAGCTCTGGGGTGAACTGCCAGACAGGAGCGCACCCCCGGCCCTCCAGACTAGCTTCCCCTTGGAGCTAGACTGCAGCACACTCCGAGCTAGGCTGCTCTCGGAGGGCAGTCGTAGGAATGATTCTGGGGCAGGCCGTGCCCACGGGAGGGTTCTCTACAAACCCCTCTACCCACCTGCTACCCCCATCTCACAGGGGCACCCGAGGCACCGAGGGGAAGGGACATGCCTGAGaccacacagggagtcagtgccagagcagggactagaacccaggagtccctcTTCCCAGCCTCTTGCTCTAAGCACCAGGCAAGGGAGTGTGGGCAGTTCTCAGGCTGGACATGCGGCCTAGTCCTTGAGGCAGATCCTGGCTGGGCAAGGGTTTGTCTGGCTCCCTGGTAACCTAGCCAGCCTCCAGTAAAGGGACAGCCAGGGGAAGAGGCTCGCTCACGGAGTCGGCATTCAGAGGCCTCCTGCGGGGCTCCACAGAGGGCGGCGCAGGTTGCTGCTGAGCGGGCTCTGCCCACAGCCAGCTGCAACATCTCCACTCGCGTGTCCATGTTCCTCCAATGGCCCCCTGTGCGGATCGGTCGGAGCGACGCCCCCCAGCCAGCCTCTCTCCCTGAGCCCTTTCTGGCCCCTGGCTTCCCAGCCACGCTGCACAGACCGATGGCTGCGGGCGGCTCCCCGTTGCATCGCGCACGTCTGGAGTTCAGAGCAGGGGTGAGGCAAGAGCCAGGGCTAACCCCGGACCTGCTGCTGTCTGCGGCCTGTGTGCAAAGCAGCACCGGGGATCCCTCTTGAAGGGCAAGCAGGGGCTGGGGAGATAGGGattgccatgctggatcagatcTATGGACGTCGGTGGGAGGCAGAGACCCCCAGTGCACCTGGCCTGCTCTGTGCTGTGGGGAATGCCGTCCCCTGAGCGCCGGACAAGCAGCGTCAGTGGCTGTAACATTATTGGTCCCTTGTGGGGAAAAAGTCAGGCCCCGTTTTCTCTTGCTGGCCTCCCAGTGGGGCTGCTTTTTATGGGAGCTaccttggctgcccctacgttTCACTAACGACCCCTCCACTGCACACATGCGTGCAGCCCTGGCCAGCCCACGCCCCTTGCTCTCTGCTTCTGGGAAGGGATTAAAGAGCAATTCCCTCAGGATGCACAGTGCCTGCGGGACTAGGGAATAGAGATCAGACCGTTCCCTGGGTccctaactccaccccttcctttaGATTTCAGGGTGGGAgaatcagatttttgtttttatcgtAGCTTTATCTTTTTCTTCCTTGGCCTCCTGTCAGAAACTAACTCAGCAGTTGGTCTGCTCTGAGCACAGAAAGGGGAGCCAAGAACTCTTGGGTTCTCTGGCCTTGGCCGAGTCACTTCCCGTCGGTTCCAGTGCCTGCCCCATGGGGAAGAGTGGGAGAAGACGTACAGTCCCAAGTATCTCTGTCTTTGTTAAGCCAGTCCCCAAGTGCCTGGGAGCCACAGTCTAAGGGTTAACACGACCTGGCAGGAGCCGGGGCCGCAAGGCGTTCACTCCAGCTTGTGAAGGGAAGCAGAAGCACGTGGCGCGGCTCCCCTGACCGAAAGCCCCGGATCTGTCCCAGCTCCTGcatttgctgctgcagctgagaAATGTCAATTTCACGGGCAGGAAAACCTCCCCTTCCTGGAGAGCACGGAGCGGGAACTGATCGGATCAGAATCCCCGTGCTGCCGTACAGCAGCTCGCACGCGGCTCTGCTCCGATGCCCATGTATTTGCGGGGAGCCTGTTAGAGGCATTAAGGCGGCTGGAGAAGATCAGGGACGTAGCAGCCCTTTGTTCCAGGCCCACGTGAGGATTATACATTCACCCAACACTAAGCTGTGGGCCCTGGGCATGCTCAGTTACGAAGACAATGGAGAAGTTGCGGCAGTGCCAGCTTCTCCCCGAGGTCCCGATAAATCACAGCGCACTAGTGCGGCCAAGgcccaggcagagcagagaagcCACAGAGCAGTGCGTCTCCATCTCCCCCAGCACAGCATCCTGGCAGCACTGGGACCAAGGCCTCCAGCTAGGGAAAGGGGCTAACAGTGGAGTCCGGGTAACCGCTGACTCCAACCCAACTCAGACGCCTGCTTCCAGGTGCCCTCCCGCCCACACTTACCGTGTCCATGGCGAGGGAGGCCCCCCGCCCCAGAGAGAGGTTGGTCAGCAGTTTGACAGCCAGGCGGGTGCAGCTGTCTCCCATCATGACCTTGGAGTACCCGTGGGCCCTGGCCGTGTGCAGGATCAGGTGGTTCCTGAAGGGGGAGAAGCCAGAAGTGAGGGAAGGCTGCAGTCCGGAGCCAGACAGATACGCTGAGCCCATCAGCCCCGGCCAGCTCCTCACGGTCACCAGCTCCCACAGCaagcctcccacccactgctgtGTCCCGGGCGAGGCAGAGGGGCCATGTGGGGGCTTCAGAGGAGGGAGATGAGATCTCACGGGCGCTGCGGGGAGGAGACGAGCAGGGCTGCGCTTTCCCAAGGCCCCGAAGCGAGATCGgcccccaaaccccactgaatTCCAAAGGCAGCTGGGTGCCTTGCGAAACCCAGTGTGCGCTGGCAAGTGGCCTAGGCAGCTCCTCCGGAGATCCCCAGAGCTCGCTGGGGGGCCTGGCGCGAGAGCGATGGACAGACAGACGCTCCTGTGGATGGGAGCTGCAGCATCATGGCTGggaagcagtgcatgctgggatggATCGGAGGACAGGAAAGGCGGAGGAAAAAGCTCCTTAGCCCCTCCCCTCCTGGGCAGCCCCCAGGCGGCAGGTCAGAGAGGGCAAAGCTTGCAGCCCTTGGCACAAGGGCTCAACTCGCGGTCAGCACTCTGGGCGGGGCTCACCGCAGAGTCTGCAGCAGCTCTTCTTTAGCCGTCAACGTCTTCACGGACCCAAAGAGCCGGATCAGCTGCTCAGTCCGGACTGCAGCCAAGAGCCTGGCTTCCGGGGCGGCCAGCCCCTCCATTCCGGGCGCATCTCGCACGCTGACCTCGGCAAGCTTCTCCTGGATCTGCCTCTCAGGCACAGAGGGACCTCCgccctcctcctgcctctgctggCGGATAAAGCCCTCCACCGCCTCCTTGTAGCTGTCCTTGGGACCTGCGGGATGGTGGGGCACACGCTGCAGGATGGAGCTGGGCAAGTCAAACACCTGCACAGAGCAAGCAGAGGATGGATCCTGTTAGCCACAGCGAGCGCCTGCATGGCAGTGAGATAGGTGCCTCGGGAGCTGGCAAAACCCAGACAACGGAGGAGCCCCAGGGAGCTTGTGCCAGAGACAGGATTAGAggtcaggagtcctggctccagctcCCCACTCACACCTGGCTGCCTCTctaatacataagaacataagaacggccatactgggtcagactaaaggtccatctagcccagtatcctgtcttccgacagcggccagtgccaggtgccccagagggaatgaacagaacaggtaatcatccagtgatccatgccctgtcgcccattcccagcttctggcaaacagaggctacggacaccattcctgcccatcctggctaatagccactgatggacctatcttccatgaacttatctagttcttgaaccctgttatggtcttggccttcacaacatcctctagcaaggagttccacaggtcgactgtgcATTGTGCgaagaaataattccttttgttttaaacctgctgcctattaatttcatttggtgaccagtagttcttgtgttatgagaagtagcaAACAAcacttatctactttctctacaccagtcatgattttatagacctctatcatatcttccGCTTAgacgtctcttttccaagctgaaaagtcccagtcttattaatctctcctcatacggaagccgttccctacccctgatcatttttgttgcccttttctgaaccttttccaatttcaatctatcttttttgagatggggcgaccacatctgcacacagcattccagatgtgagcataccatggatttatatagaggcaacgtGGTATTTTCTGTCCtaatatctatccctttcttaattattaccagcattctgttcgcttttgtgactgccgctgcacattgagtggatgttttcagagaactatccccaagatctctttcttgagtggtaactgctaatttagaccccatcattttatatgtatagttggggttatgttttccaatgtgcattactttgcatttatcaacattaaatttcatctgccattttgttgcccagtcacccagttttgcgagatccttttgtagctcttcgcagtctgcctgggtcttaactatcttgattttgtatcatctgcaaatgttgccacctcactgtctcATTCAGGCCCTATCATGGCTAAGGGCACCTGGCCCAGGGCCTCCTCCATCCCAGCCTTGTCGGTTCCTATTGGACAAATCTGTGCCCCTCAGTCCTCGGGCACCGGGTGGCCATGCTGAGCAGGGGCCTCAGACATCTCAGCCAGAGGCTCTTGTCCCAGCACCTGGAATCGCAGCGAAGGGGGGGTCTGGGGCATGTGATCTCTCGCCCAGTGTGTGCCCCAGCGCTCCGCAGGGCCATGACCCCACCCTACCTCTTCTATGTGGGCCAGGTGATATGGAAACCCTGAGGCTTGCAGGACGGTCTCCAGCTGGAGCAGCGTCTTCTCTCTCTCAGCCAGGCTTTGCCCGCACACGGCTCCCTCTGAGTAGCAAACAAGAGATGCCAGATGAGGAGAGTTAGCTGCCTTGCAGGAGAGGCTTCTCTATCAGTGGCCTAGGACGCTCCAGCCAACCCAGAAGGCATGCAGCCACATCTACCCTCCTCACCAACTAACAAGGCAGGAAGTAGGGAGATGGGGCTCTCCAGTGCGTGGGCAGGGGGGATACGGGCCTGCAGGCCTTGAAGGCTGCATGCAATGGAGCAAACTGCAGCCACCCTTCTCTTTCAGACAGGAGTGAAGCCTGGGGAGCAGTTCCCAGCAATGCTCTATCTTCCTACAGCAGCCAGACCAGACCTTCTCCAGGTGAGGCCTGGATTCTCCAGGGGCAGGCCAGAGCCATGCCGCAGAACTTTAGATGCATATGCCACTTCCTCATCTCCATAGACAGTATTCGCTAATACACGGTAGGCGTAGTACACAGCATCCGAGTAGGTATTCGGGC encodes:
- the CTU2 gene encoding cytoplasmic tRNA 2-thiolation protein 2, with product MCQAQEEYGGCDQPRRRPRVSCAQKCMKCKEASPVLVIRVGDAFCKACFREYFVHKFRAMLGKNRAIYPGEKVLLALSGGPASSSMLRQVQEGLSRETAKKLRFMPGIIYVDEGAVCGQSLAEREKTLLQLETVLQASGFPYHLAHIEEVFDLPSSILQRVPHHPAGPKDSYKEAVEGFIRQQRQEEGGGPSVPERQIQEKLAEVSVRDAPGMEGLAAPEARLLAAVRTEQLIRLFGSVKTLTAKEELLQTLRNHLILHTARAHGYSKVMMGDSCTRLAVKLLTNLSLGRGASLAMDTGFSDDRHGDVVVVRPMREYSAKEIAFYNHLFGVPTVFTPALDTKALEKASIHRVIERFLYGLQAEFPSTVSTVYRTGEKLSATPGDSGPAAEPERCLLCLCALDTNVEDGSALQAILVSERLSQQKLPAAAPAGRGCCLGAEEQRGCCMNTTAPGADARADFLPLLCYGCRLTIKDTTCLESLPLYVRSEAERRNRGAAMKLEIQEFLLEDEAVTPGES